In Desulfopila inferna, the DNA window GAAAATCTCCCGACAGGGAGCTTGAGGGCATCAAGATTGCCGGTGAAACCATTGCGGTGCTGCGGCGCGCGGCCCAAGGTGTCAAGGTCCAGACGCTGGGCTGGGAACACAAGCTTCCGGATATTCTTGATGCCGCCGGAATCTGATTCGTGCAGATGTTGACAATAAAGGCTGAACTGTACCCTTTCAATCAGTGACTAAGAAGGTAGAAATGCAGAATACAAAAGAACTTCCAACCAGCAATAAGGTGCTTGTTATAGGCGGTGGCCTTGGTGGCATTCGCACCGCACTTGATCTGGCAGAAGCTGAAAAGGATGTGATCCTGGTCGATAAGTCCTATAATATCGGTGGACTGATGACCCAGCTTGACAGAACCTTTCCCACCAATAACTGTGATTTGTGCACTATCTCTCCAAATCTTTCGGAGAGCGGCAGACAGAAGCATATTGAGCTCCAGGCGATGACCACGGTGCTCGGTATTAGTGGAGAAAAGGGAAATTTCACGGCCAGCCTGCAGACCAGACCGCGCTACATAAATCTGGAAAAATGTACGGCCTGCGGTGAGTGCCTCAAGGCATTTCCCGAATGTGTGCGTTTCACGCCTGGGCTTGATCACCGTGCCCCGACCTGTATGCGCTATCCTCAAGCCATTCCGCAGGCATATTCGATCGATCTGGAAAAATGCGATGACATCAAGGCCCTGGTCAAGGTCTGTCCGGCTGGTGCCATCATCCCCGATGATATCGGCAGAAACCGGGAGGTGAAATGCGGTGCCGTTGTTCTAGCCATGGGTGCCGAGCTTTTTGACCCCAGCCATCTCGATTATCTGGCCTACTCCGCCCAACCGGATGTAGTTACCAGTCTGGAATATGAACGGATCCTTTCGGCTTCCGGGCCGACCCAGGGTATGCTGCTGAGACCGTCCAACAATGAACGGCCCAAGAAGATTGCCTGGCTCCAGTGCATCGGCTCCCGCGGCATCCAGAAGGGTGCGGGCTCCCACTGTTCCAGTGCCTGCTGTATGTTTGCCCTGAAGGAAGCAATGGTCACCAAGGAGCGTTTTCGGGATGATATCGAAACCACCATTTTTTATATGGATATGCGTACCTTCGGCAAGGATTACGAGCTGTATTATCAGCGGGCCAAAAATGATTTCGGCGTCCGTTTTATCCACAGCCGGCCCCACTCTATCCTCCAGGCCGAGGGTGAAAAGGATCTGCATCTCTCCTATACGCTCGAAGGCAATGCCAGTCAGATCACCGAATCGTTCGACATGGTGGTTCTCTCCACCGGCTTTAAGGTCGGCGAAGAGAGCAGGGAGCTTCTGGAAAAGCTTGGCCTGAAAATCAACAGCAATAATTTTCCGGTCACTGCCGGATTTAATCCGGTGGCGACCTCTAAACCCGGAATTTATGTCTGCGGCACGCTTCAGGAGCCAAAAGACATCCCCGAAACCATGGTTCAGGCCAGCGCCGCAGCATGCATGGCGGGCAAGGATATTGCGCCTTCCATAGCCGATGAAGATAAGGAACCATTGATGCCGGAAAAAGACATCAGCGGAGAAGAGCCCAAAGTCGGGGTCTTCATTTGTGACTGTGGAGAGAATATCGGTGCGGTTGTCGATGTGGAACAGCTCGTGGAATATGCGGCCGGGATTCCCGGCGTTGCCGTTGCCGAGGCTAAAGGGCATGGCTGCAGCCGTGAATCAATGGAACAGATCAAGTCCACTATCATCGAGCAGGGACTTAACCGCGTTGTCATTGCCGGTTGCTCTCCGAGAACCCATGAAGCCAAATTTCAGGAGTTGATTCGTCAGGCCGGTTTGAACAAGTATCTTCTGGAAATGGCCAATATCCGCGATCAGTCCACCTGGGTTCATGGAGCCGAACCCGCTCTTGCCACCGGCAAGTCCAAGGATCTGATTCGGGTGGCGGTTGGCGGAGCCATCGCCTCCAAGCCGCTTTCCGAGCACAGTCTGCCCATGAATAAGAATATTCTGGTGGTTGGGGGAGGCGTTACCGGTATGACAACGGCCCTGGAGCTTGCCGGACAGGGATTTAAGGTATACCTGGCTGAGAAGAGTCCATCACTGGGAGGTGTGGCCAAGTCGCTGCGCAAAACCCTGGAAGGCGATGATGTCCAGGCCCTGGTGGCTGACCTCATTGCCCAGACGGAGGCTCACGAGAGTATAGAAGTGATTACCGGAGCAATCATTGTTGATCATACCGGTATGCCGGGGATGTTCAAAACTGGAATGCAGGTTGGCAAGCAGATGTTTTATCGGCAGATTGAACATGGCGTCACCGTCATGGCCACCGGTGCCCTGCCAAACCGTCCCAAGCAATATCTTCTCGGTGAAAACGACAATGTGCTCACCCAGCTGGAGATTCAGACTCTCATTGAGGACAAGCCGGAGACTGTCAAGACCTGGGACAACGTGGTCATGATCCAGTGTGTCGGCTCTCGCAATGAAGAAAATCCCAATTGCTCGAGAATCTGCTGCCAGAATGCGGTAAAAAACGCACTGCGGCTGGTTGAGACCAATCCGGATATTCGCGTGTTCGTACTTTACCGCGATATGCGAACCTATGGCTTCCAGGAAGAATATTATCAGAAGGCTCGGGAGAAGGGCGTCATCTTTGTACGCTATGATAGCGATGCTCCTCCAACGGTCAAAGAGGCGGGCAAGATTATCGAGGTTAGCTTTACCGATCCCATTCTCGGTATGAATCTGACAGTTGCGGCTGACTGTCTCTGTCTCAGCACCGGTCTGATTGCCGATAAAGACTCCACAGAGGAACTTGCGCAGGTCTTTAAACTGCAGCGCACCGGTGATGGATATTTCCTGGAGGATCATGTCAAGCTGCGGCCGGTAGACCTGGCCATGCCCGGCTTTTATGTGGCCGGAACGGCGCATTCGCCCCGGTCCATCCGGGAGAGTCTGGTTCAGGCCCGCGCCGCCGCATCCCGGGCACAGGCGCTGTTGGCCAGGGACTTCATCAACCTGGGAGCGGCATCTGCGAAAGTTGATGGAAATAAATGTGCGGCCTGCCTGATTTGCGTCAGGGCCTGTCCCTTCGGCATTCCCTTTATTAATGCGGAGGGCTATTCCGAGATAGATCCTGCACAATGTCATGGCTGCGGGCTGTGCGCTTCCGAGTGTCCGGCCAAGGCTATTCAGCTGATGCAGTTTGAAGATGATAGAATTCTAGCAAAAATTGAAGATTTGTTTGAAAGATTGGAGGCCAAGGCATAATGGAGAAATTCGAACCGGTAATTGTGGCATTCTGCTGCCACTACTGTGCATATACGGCAGCCGACATGGCAGGCAGCCAGAGGCTGCCTTATCCTGCCAACGTCAAGATCATCCGGGTCCCATGTTCCGGCAAGGTTGATGCCATGCATATTGTCAAGGCCTTTGAAAAAGGGGCTGACGGTGTCTATGTGGCGGGTTGCCTGGAGGGTGACTGCCACTTTAAGAACGGCAACAACAGGGCTGCAAAAAGGGTCGAATATGTCCAGAAGTATCTGGATGAGATCGGCATAGAAAGCGAACGGCTGCAGATGGTGCGGATGTCCGCCGGAATGGGGTATCGCTTTGCCCAGATAGCCACCGAGATTACAGAAAAAATCCGCGAGCTCGGACCGAGCCCGATTAAGTCAGGCGCCGCCGAAAAAGCCGGCAAAGTGACCTGTTGATGGAAAATTCAGAAGGAGAGTGAACGACAATGATCACTGCTGAGAGAAAACCCTTAGAAGAACTGATTGAATATATCAAACCCTACAAGCGTATCCTGCTGCTCGGCTGCAACGAGTGTGTAACGGTATGCGCCGCCGGCGGGCGCAAGGAAGTGGGGCTTCTGGCCTCCGGTCTGCAGATGGCCCTGTTGAAGTCGGGAAGTTCCATCGATATCAGGCAGCACACCCTGGAGCGACAATGCGACCCTGAATATGTCGAAGAACTTGTTCCCATGATCGGTGGTGCCGAGGCTATCATGTCCATGGCCTGCGGCTGTGGTGTCCAGCAGCTTGCCGCCAGATTCAAGGATATGCCGGTTTTTCCGGCGGTAAACACCAAATTTATGGGCGCATCCGAACGTCAGGGTGTCTGGGCGGAGCGCTGTCAAGGCTGCGGCGACTGCATGCTCGGACGGACGGGCGGCATCTGCCCAGTTGCCAGGTGCGCCAAACAGCTTATGAACGGCCCCTGCGGCGGTTCAGCAGGTGGAATCTGCGAGATTGGCGATGATGTTGATTGCGCCTGGCAGCTCATCTGGGATCGTATGAAGGCACTCGGCATAGAGGAGAGCTTTGTTGAGATAACGCCTGCCAAGGATTGGAGATCCGGCGGAGGCAGTGGACCGCGAAAGATAATTAGAGAGGATTTAGCAGAATGAAAACCGATAGCAATCTAGAAAAAGTATTAGCCGCTGGTCATCTTGCCGTTACCTCGGAATGTGGTCCCCCTCGTGGTGCTATGCCTGAAGAGGTAGTCAGGAAGGGAAAATTTCTTGAAGGCGTGGTCGACGCCGTCAATATCACCGACAATCAGACGGCAATGGTGAGGATGTCAAGTTTTGCCGCATCCGTTATCGCCAAGCAGCAGGGACTGAATCCCCTGCTGCAGATGGTAACCCGGGATCGTAATCGGCTTGCCATGCAGGCCGATATCATCGGCGCCTACTCCCTGGGTATCGATACCATGCTCTGTCTTTCCGGGGATCACACCAAATTCGGTGATCACCCCATGGCTGCCAATGTTCATGATATTGATTCCATTCAGCTCATCCAGATGGTAAAACAGATGCGTGATGAAGGTCTGTTCCAGGGCGGAGCCGAGCTTAAGGGCCCGCCGCCGAAGATGTTCATCGGTGCCGCCGCCAACCCCTTTGCCGATCCATTCGAGTTGCGGGTAATGCGTCTGGCAAAAAAAATCAACGCAGGTGCTGACTTTATTCAAACTCAGTGTATATTCAATGTTGATAAGTTCGAAAAGTGGATGGAAGGCGTTCGGGCGAAGGGCCTGCATGAAAGATGCTATATTCTGGCCGGCGTCACCCCGATAAAATCTGTTGGTGCGGCACGCTACATGAAAAACAGGGTGCCGGGCATGGATGTTCCGCAGGAGATCGTTGATCGTATGGCTTCTGTTCCCAAGGAGAAGCAGCCGGATGAGGGCGTGGATATATGTCTGGAAACCATGGAACGCCTAAAAAACATTGAAGGCGTTGCCGGATTTCATATAATGGCAATAGAGTGGGAAGAGAAGGTAGGGGAAATTGTCAAAAGGGCAGGTCTCTACCCAAGACCTCAGGTGTAGAAAGAACGTGCAACCGAGATTGTCAAAGGAGGAGTAGACTGATGAGCGATAAAAAACTCATTCTGGTAGTGGATGATGATACTGATCTGGTGGAAATGATTTCCATGAAACTGGAAAGCGAAGATTTCCGTGTGGCCAAAGCATACGATGGTGTCGAGGCTCTTGATAAAATAAAAGAAGAAAAACCAGTTCTTATCATTCTTGATGTGATGATGCCCAGGAAAGATGGCTATGCCCTCTGCGATGAATTGAAAAATTCCGAGGAGTACAAGGACATCATCGTTGTTCTTCTCACCGCGGTTTCGGATGCTATTAGTTCCACAAACTACACGCACATGGGTGGCAAGACCACCCTGGCCGATGATTTCGTGCCAAAGCCGATAGACCTCGACAAGCTCATGGAGATAGTCAAAGATAATCTGTAGCAGGCTGTATGGGACATTCCGGGAACGGCAGTTCCCGGACAGTCCCATGAGTTTCGCATGGAAAGACCGGCAATGGTGCGGGCTTCCAGGCCTTCATCATTCCTGAGGGGCATGACATGGTTGATACAGTCGGAATTGGCGGTATCAAACTGAGCGGCAAACTGATTCAGGTTGATTTTCTGGAGCGGAAAACTCCTGGTGAGAAACTTATTCGATTTCTGCGCAGGATCGCCTCAGCCAAGATCAGCATTCCGCATCTGCATCAGGGAGAAGCCGGCAAAGCAATGCAGACCACTATCTGTATTGGTGCCGAGGATTTTCAAGGGTTGCAGGCCGATACCGATGCGGAGACGCCGGAGGGATGGAGCAGAATTCTGCCGTCGGTCGGCACCATTTCCCTGTTTCCCCACGGTCACGATCTGTCTCTCTGTTCACGAGCTATTTCTGCACTGGCACAAAAAAACATCCCTCTTTACGGAATAAGCTCATCCGTATCCACGCTTGTCATTCACACCGACTATTCCCTGCTGGACAGTGCGGCGGAAGCATTGCTGACAGTTTGCAGGCTCCCGAAAAATCATACGCCTCTTCGCCCTGTAGTCCTCCTCGATGGTGAAGCCGTGGAAACCGTAGCGGTGTATTGGGAACCGAAAATACGCATCTACGGCATGGAGATTATTAAGGACTTGATCTCTGTGCAGCTTGACTGCCCGGCGGCTGTCTTGCAAGGTGATTGCCGGCATGAGTTCAGGGCATTGAAGGGAAAATTCCGTCAGGTGGCTTTACAGACAGGTCCGCAGGATAGAGTGACATGCGTTTTTCTGGTTGAGCCCGGAGGCAGAGACCAAATCTGCGCGGGACTGGAAAAAATAGCGGAATGCCAACCGGGATCACATCTGGCGGTCGGTGTTGGCAGGGAACTCATCTCTTTTCATGGACCGCACTTCCATGATCGCTACGGCATTGCCGGACTGACCTTCTCGACATTGATGAAAAACGGTATTACTGCATTGGCTTCAGGGTGTACCGGGACCAGTGTTCACCTGGTCGTGGCCGCAGGCATGAGTGAGCATGTCGAGAAATGCCTGAAGGAAATCTGTATCATCCCTCAATAGCCGAATACTGAAAAAATATTATCGGGCAGAGAGGCAAGGGAGATTTATTGAAGAATTACTCTTTACATAACGGATGATCATGACCCAAAAGGAAACTGAACTGGACTGGCGGCTGCGGGTTTTTGACTCGCTGTCCTATCCCACCAGAATTCTCAAACCCGATGGCACCATCATAGCCGTCAATCAAAGGTTCATTGAGATTATCGATGGCAGCACTGAAGAAATCATCGGAAAAAAGTGCAACGACATCAATCGGATCCATGCACCCGATCAGCAGTTCCCCAGTGGTGAAGACTGCCCACTGTATAAGGCGGTTAAATATAAAACAGGACAATCGGTTGTATTTAATATTGTTGACCGCAACGGCAAACAGAAATGGGAGGATCGCGTATTTTCACCGATTTTGGGTGATAATGGAGAGGTCAGGTATGTCATAGAGAGCGTTCGCGATATAACCCGCGTGAAGATTCTGGAAAAGATGTACAACGGCATGCGCCAGCTTATCGACAATGTCGTGCAGAGCTCGGTTTCAGCGATAATGGCCGCCGATCGTCAGGGCAATATCATTTTAATGAATGCGGCGGCGGAGAAGCTCTTCGGTTATACCGCACAGGAGGCCAATGAGGTCAACATTGAAGACTTCTATCCCAGGGGAGTGGCGCGGGAGATCATGCGGAAGCTCCGTGATCCCGATATCGGCGAAAAGGGAAAGCTGCCGGTCACCAATGTCCATATTCTTACCCGCAATGGTCAAGAGATTCCTGTGGAAATGACCGCTGCGATCATTTATGAGGACGGCAAGGAATCGGCGACGGCGGCAATTTTCAATGATTTGCGGGAAAGACTGGCGGTTGAGAAGCAGTTAAAGGAAGCGCAGAGTCAGGTTATCCAGACTGAGAAAATGGCCTCGCTTGGTCGCCTGGCTGCGGGTGTTGCCCATGAAATCAACAACCCACTCACCTCCATTCTGCTCTACAGCAACATTATGCAGGAAAAAATGACAGGTGAAAATTCAGTACGGAAAAACCTGGATTATATTATAGAGGATGCAGAGCGCTGCCGGGATATTGTTAAGAACCTGCTGGCCTATAGCCGGCAGACAAACCCCAAAAAGGAAGTATTTCTCATCAATGCCCTGGTTAATGAAAGTCTAGGCTTGATCCGCGATCAGAAACTCTTTCTGCATGTCAAGGTGATCAAGGATCTCGCTGATTACCCGATCTATATAGATGCCGACAGGAATCAGTTGTGCCAGGTGGTTATTAACCTGATCATGAACGCAATAGATGCAATGGCAGGGAATGGTCTGCTCACTATCAGGACATACGGGGTGCCGCGAACTGGCAAGGCCTACCTTGAGGTCTGTGATACCGGCTGCGGTATCCCGGAAGAAAACCTCTCCAAAGTTTTTGATCCTTTTTTTACAACAAAAGCTCCGGGCAAGGGCACCGGTTTGGGACTGAGCATGGCCTATGGAATACTTGAGGAGAACAAGGGGCGTATTTCTGTGAAGGAGACGGGTCCAGCGGGAACCACAATTATGATGCAGTTGCCGGCGCTTGCCGACTGTGAAGGCCTGCTTTTTGATTCGATAGGTTAGTTAGTGCCTGTCCATAAAATGGCACTTTCTGAGTCTATGTTTAACTGCCCTAACTCTCGGAGTCTCATTGCTTCGCTTACCGGTTGCTCTCAAAAATTTTATCCTCGGAGGTAAGTGTGATTCCGATATCAGGTATGCCTGTGGTTAAATCATCGAACGCCTGGATTCAGAACAGCTAAGCGTAGACTTCGGATAGCGTGGGCTTCGAAATTGCTCATCTGGACAGACACTAGTTAATATCAGTGGGGGACGAACAGGAGAAAAAAATGGAAGGAGAGATGGAAAAACCACGAATTCTTGTTGTCGATGACGAGGAGAGGATTCGCGATGCATGTAAAATGGTTCTCGAAGATGAGGGTTACGTGGTGGAAACGGCCGACAATGGGACTCTCGGCATGCAGATGATAGAGGCTGAGCATTATGATGTGGTTCTCCTCGATCTTATGATGCCGGTCATATCTGGCCTTGATGTGCTGCCCAGGCTGACGGAGCAGCATCCCGACACTGCGGTCATTGTAATTACAGGTTATGCAACGGTCGAACATTCAATAGAGGCAATGAAAAAAGGAGCTTTCGATTTTATTCCCAAGCCTTTTTCTCCTGACCAACTGCGGGCTGTTGTGGCCAAATCGATCAAATATACCCGGGCTCTTCAGGACATCAGTGATTCCAGGTCGCGCCTCCGGGCTATGGTGAATCGCCTGCTCGACGGAGTAATGACCACTGATGCCGACAAGAAAATTGTTCTCGCCAATCCCGCTTTTCTCGATTTGATCGGGTTCACCGGAAATCAGGTGCAGGGAAAAACGGTCGAGGAGGTCATTGACAATGAGGAGATTCTCCAGATTATCGGCGAGGCATTGGCCATGCCGGTGGATGCCATTGCCGGATCATATAAAGAGATTTCGCTGATCTCCGGGGAAAAAGATACCACCAGAGTGGTGGGTGCCAATTGCGCGCCGTTTCGCAGCAGGACCGGGCAAATTCAGGGGATGACAATCGTTTTACATGATATTACCGCAGTAAAGGAGATGGACAGAATGAAGTCGGATTTCGTTTCCATGGTCTCTCATGAGATCAGAAGTCCGATGAATTCCCTTCTTGCCCAGATAAAGGTAATTCTTGATGGACTAGCCGGTGATGTAACCGAGAAGCAGCGACAGATATTGGAAAGGGCCTCGGGTAAGGTCAATAATCTGGTGAACCTGGTCTCCGAACTGCTTGATCTTGCCAAAATCGAAGCGGGAATAGTGGGTGGGCAACAGGAAGAAATTCAACTCAGAGAATTGCTTCAGGATCAAATAGATTTCCACAGACCGGCGGCGGAACAGAAGGATATCCGGCTTCAGCTTGAAATTGAAGAGGAAATTCCGGCGATTGAGGCAGACAAGCAGAGCATGGAGGAGGTTATGACCAACCTGATAACCAACGCCATTAAATATTCGCCGGCAAAGAGTGAAGTTATCGTTACAGCGGGAAAGGAGGGCGAATTTGCTTCAATAAAGGTACGTGATACCGGTTACGGAATCCCCGAGGAGGATCTGGCGGAAATATTTACACGGTTTTATAGGGTGAAAGATAAAAATACCAGAGAGATTCATGGGACCGGGTTGGGACTTGCCATTGTAAAATCTATCGTGGATGCTCATCAGGGCTCCATTGGTGTCGAGAGTAAACTCAATCAGGGCACGACATTTACCGTCCTTCTGCCGCCAAAGGGAAATGCATAAAGGGGGTTTGCCGGAACATTATCAGGTGCTACAACGTGGCATAATGACTGGCCAGTGATTATACTACTGACTGTGACAGCGCTTTCTTTTTGAAAGCCGGCGGTGCGGGCTGGAGGAGAAAGAAAAAAACGTGTAGACAAAGAGTTTTTTATGCAGAAAATAATACCTGTTATTCCGGAATTACCGGATTTAGTCAGTGTACCTCAGGCTGCAAAATATCTGGGGGTGGGACGCAAGGTGGTATATCAGCTGTTGGAGTATGGCGAACTAAGAGCCATCCGGCAGCAGGGAAAGATCTGGATTGATCCCTGCAGTCTCAAGGAATTTCATGATCAGGGAAGAATGGTCTGATCTCACTTCCAAAAAGTAATATAAACAGGGTAAAGCTACACATTCCGAAATGGCTTTACCCTGTCAACTTTCACGCTGTTTCTCAGAACGGGGATGTCATTGGCGGATATGTGACCGACAAACGCTACTCCTGCGACCGGGCTTTTTACACAGGGGGCCGGTTTATTGGAATTTGGCTTGTTATGTTAATTCCTTGAGGGATATTTCCTGGCGTAGACAATTCTTGCAGATCCCGTCGACCCGGACTTCGACCCGGTCAATTTCACCGGAGAAACTTTTCTTTAGCTTTTCCAGGTCAACTGCCATGCTCTCCGGCTGGAGGCAATCGAGCCGACCACAGCGCGTGCAGTAAAAATGAGGGTGCGGAGCGTGGTTTTCGTTTGGCCCCATACCGTAATGGGCCGCCCGGCTTCCTGTACTTATCCTTTCCAGGATATTATTTTCCACAAAAAGATCCAGAATTCTATAAACAGTCACCCGGTTTATTCGGTGAAATTCCTGTATGGCGTTGAAAATTGCGACGGCACTGAGAGGATGGCCGTTGTTGCCGATAACCTCAAGGAGCCGACGCCGTTTGGAAGTCGGTTCAAGTCCGGCGGATTCGATTATCCGGGTATAATCGCAGCGGCTGCACATAGCTATTTGTTCACTCTTTTGACTTCCTCTTCATGGCTTCGTATCATACTTCTCTTCCTTCCCAAAAGGATGACCCTGTCGGTGAGGAGAGAGAGAAAGAAGGCAATGCCTGCCAGAAAGATAATAACAGCACCCGACGTCAAATCGAAGGCATAGGAGGCCCATAGACCGCCGATAGTGAAGATCAAGGCCAGGCAGCAGGAGAGCATCATCATCTGGAAAAGCGATCTGGTATATTTTTCGGCAATATAGGGTGGAATCGTCAGCAGGGCGATTACCAGAATGAGGCCGACTACCTGGACCACCATCACCACAGTAATCGCGACAATGCCGATGAGCAGAAAGTACAGGCCCCTGACCGGTACTCCGCGAACCATGGCAAATTCTTCATCATAGGACATTACCAGGAGATCCTGGAAATAATAGGCAATCAACAGGAGAATGAGGCCGCCGATGATAGACATGGTGAGCAGATCCGAGAAAGGCACACTGAGAATGCTGCCGAAAAGATAACTCATTAAATCGACATTATATCCGGGTGTCATATCCAGGAGAAGGATGCCTGTAGCCATACCTACGGCCCAGATAACGCCGATAATGGTATCGGAACGCTGTTTCGACTTGATAGTCACAGCGGCCATGAACATGGCGGCAAGGAAAGAAAAGCCAACGGCCCCGAGCATATAGGGGATGCCGAGGTAAAACGACAGTCCTATGCCGCCATAGGCGCTGTGGGCCACTCCGCCGGAGAGAAAGACCAGTCTATTGACGACGATAAGAGTGCCGATAACCCCGCAGATGACACTTGCCAGCACACCTGCCATAAGGGCATTGCGCATAAACTCGAAATGAAGTGCCTCAATCATTGATGCCTCCTGACTTTTCCTGCTGCATGGCAATTTTCTGAGAGACGGCTTCCACGGGGCAGGATTCGTCCACGGAACAGGAATAAAAAGCGCTGAGCAGTTCGCTGGATGTTTCAAAGCTCCGGTGATAATGCAGTCTTTTATTGACGCAGGCTATCGATTTGGCATAGGAAGAGATGGTCAACAGGTCATGGCTTGCCATAAAAATTGTTAACCGACGGTTGAGAGAGCTGAGAAGTTCATAAAAATCCGCCTGTCCTTTCGTATCTATACTGGCTGTCGGTTCGTCCAGCACCAGGAGGTCCGGTTTGGTAACCAGGGCGCGGGCGATGAGAATGCGCTGTCGCTGTCCTCCGGAGAGATCGGTAATCTTGGCATCGGCAAGAGTAGAGATGCCCATCTGCTCGAGGGCATCCAGCGCATCTTCCCGATCGCTTGGAGAATGCCTGAAAAATAATCTTCTCTTGGGAGTATGCAGGCCCATCAGCACGATATCCAAAGCAGTGGCGGGAAAGCTGAGATTATGATCGATCTGCTGTGGAACATAGCCGATTGTAGTCCGGCCGGATCCCAACGGCCTGCCGCTGAGTTTTATTG includes these proteins:
- a CDS encoding metal ABC transporter ATP-binding protein is translated as MAAPIIEIDDLCFSYSGTEVLHNINLTVFERDFVAVIGPNGGGKTTLLKLILGLLKPSWGSIKLSGRPLGSGRTTIGYVPQQIDHNLSFPATALDIVLMGLHTPKRRLFFRHSPSDREDALDALEQMGISTLADAKITDLSGGQRQRILIARALVTKPDLLVLDEPTASIDTKGQADFYELLSSLNRRLTIFMASHDLLTISSYAKSIACVNKRLHYHRSFETSSELLSAFYSCSVDESCPVEAVSQKIAMQQEKSGGIND
- a CDS encoding metal ABC transporter permease, producing the protein MIEALHFEFMRNALMAGVLASVICGVIGTLIVVNRLVFLSGGVAHSAYGGIGLSFYLGIPYMLGAVGFSFLAAMFMAAVTIKSKQRSDTIIGVIWAVGMATGILLLDMTPGYNVDLMSYLFGSILSVPFSDLLTMSIIGGLILLLIAYYFQDLLVMSYDEEFAMVRGVPVRGLYFLLIGIVAITVVMVVQVVGLILVIALLTIPPYIAEKYTRSLFQMMMLSCCLALIFTIGGLWASYAFDLTSGAVIIFLAGIAFFLSLLTDRVILLGRKRSMIRSHEEEVKRVNK
- a CDS encoding Fur family transcriptional regulator gives rise to the protein MCSRCDYTRIIESAGLEPTSKRRRLLEVIGNNGHPLSAVAIFNAIQEFHRINRVTVYRILDLFVENNILERISTGSRAAHYGMGPNENHAPHPHFYCTRCGRLDCLQPESMAVDLEKLKKSFSGEIDRVEVRVDGICKNCLRQEISLKELT